A region of the Colias croceus chromosome 28, ilColCroc2.1 genome:
acaCGTCAGACGTCATACAGTGTGGCTTGTAATATTCGTGAATTTGTTGTTTTgctaaatcataataaaagtattgtaaatttatattccAAAGATGGTGCACAAGAAGATAACCATGGAAGGATCATTATTCGTAAGTAAACGCGACGTGTACGCttctttttcaataaaacttgcCGACACTTAACATCACAATGCCTATTCGTTCGTATAGTTTAGTAAATATCATGAATATTTCGCAATATTACCATAGGTGATACTTGTATTATTGGTATATTGTAAGTTCTAATGGCAAGTCGTGTATTTAGAATCAATATAACTCATTTTAATAGCAATTCACAACCAATATttgattacaataattgttttcataatactgttttaaatgcacattttggtttttattttcatcataatatagtaattatCGTaccctttttattattatatatcttttatctctaaataaatatatataaataaatactcaaaggtgactgactGACTTGACATAATGATCTAACAACGCACACCCCAAACCGGACGGATCAGACTGAAATTGAGCAttcaggtagatgttaggacgtggGCTTCTGCTAAGAAATGATGATCAATTAAACCCCCAAGGTGATGGAATAGGGGTTGAAAGTTTGTaccattaaaatttatcttttccatgcaggcgaagctgcgggcaacagctagtattactataaaacataactattttcagaattaattaataaacacatAATTACTTTACAGGAACCTACCCTATACATTGTGAAGGGTATGTGTATACTAGACAATGACGGTAACAGAATCCTGGCCAAGTATTACGACAGCGACATCTTGCCCACTACCAAGGAACAGAAGGCCTTTGAAAAGAaccttttcaataaaacacacaggtatatcctactaatattataaatgccaaagtttgtgagaatggatgtttgttactctttcacgcaaatactacttaaccgattacaatgaaattttgtgtgtaGGTAGCTAAAtacccagaataagacataggctacttttagGTAGCTAAAtacccagaataagacataggctactttttatcccagaaatcccacaggaacagGAACAATGcagatttttctttgaaaacgcgagtggaaagctagtaataggataatttatttatttatgacactTCATTGTACATGTaagagaaatttaaaataaatgaatacataaaattgaaaagtGTACAATAGGCGGTCTTATTGCTTAAAAGCAATCTCTTTCAGGgaaccataaaaaaaaataataaaattctttattgacaTAATTACACAGgtcaaaataatgaataatgaatccaataaaaataaagataattttgaaataatttaactacCATTAagtcttattattttaacaacatTATTTGATAGACTCACTTGTCTTTTTCAGGGCGAATGCAGAAATTATAATGTTGGATGGTCTGACCTGCGTTTACAAGAATAATGTTGATCTGTTTTTCTACGTCATGGGGAGCTCACATGAGAATGaggtaaatacctacatttatttaatagctagtttccgcccacgactttgtacgtgcatccctgtttttccccgttcccgcaagaatttcggaaAATCCTTCTACCGTTATGACAtttacctgcatgccaaatgtcagcccgatacgtccagtggtttgggctttgcgttgatagatcactatatcagtcacctttgagttttatgtacatatagatttttcatatttttactcAATAAATCCTtctactaaataaattatttttactaaataaatccTTCTACTAATACCTTCTCCTGGCAATATCAAACATGTACAAGaaagatttattcaatttggaGCAGTCATTTAGTAGTTGCACACATGCTCATACAAACAttcatctttatttatttacgaatttCAGCTAATCCTCCAATCAGTACTGAACGCGCTGTACGAGTCAGTCAGCATTTTGCTGAGAAGAAATGTCGAGAAACGGACAATACTGGACAATTTGGATGCTGTCATGCTGGCATTCGACGAGATTTGTGATGGCGGGTAGGTcctaataaatgcgaaagtttgtgaggatggatgtttataattctttcacataaaaaatactgaaccgattacaatgtaatttggtatgtaggtagctaaagacccagaataagtCATAGGTTACTTTTTATCCCTGATATCCCagaggaacgggaactatgcaggtttttctatgaaatctagtaaatacaatacaatacaaaaactatgtattttcAAACTACGGTGACCATATTTCAGCGTAATCCTGGACTCGGATCCCACATCGATAGTGTCTAGAGCGGCTCTCCGTACTGAAGACGTACCCCTCGGCGAACAAACAGTTGCGCAGGTAATGgacaattttaacaaaatcttCTGGTAGGGTGACCACACGTACAACACCTTTCGGGACTGATGGGACTATGTCACGTAGTCTTAGTGAAGTAGAGGGTGGGAGATGTAAAGAATAGGGTGACCATTATTTGTAGAATAGGGATAAAGTGGGATTTCAATTACTTTGAtataaaagacaaaaaaaaaattattggtaTTACGCTGATCAACCTATTCTTTGTGTCTTTTAGGGTGACAATAAAACatagaaagaaaataacatGACTGAGTTATGTCACTTGAATATTTTGTGCCAtccaaaaaaattaagtatttttattgtgtttcaAATAATCTTAGTGAAAAAGCCATGCTTagtttaataagtattttactgataaaataatttttctcagTTGTATTACTTCTCAAGTTCATTCTAGACACTAAAAATAACTCTTTTAGtaataaaacacttttatatattattattgtaacaatTTCAGATCATCAAATATTACTGAATGacgttttaataattagtattataaaccaggtaaatttttttaactaacccAAGttccatataataatattatgtatatgaaaaaatatataaaaatattttatgttctaattTTTGAACGTAATAGAGCAAGATACCAGGGCCGCCAGACGTCACATATTTTCTGATGTATGAACAGGTAGGCGTACGGTGGTAGCACATAATAACACTACCCAATCGTGCACATTTCACCCGTCAGAAAATAGGTGAGGTCTGGCGTCCCTGGGATCTTGCACTATAAGTAACTAACAATGAAATTGCTAGTTTTTTCTGCCATTTCAGCCAGGATAAATCATTGTCGTAGTACAATCATGTTCCAACATTAGGCTAATATAATCAGTTACAATTAAACCTACtcctgtgttttttttttccttttttcatTGCTATATTCATTATTGACAGAAGAATTAagcattaaaattgaaaatgtattattaatatacttacatttataattcCTACGTGATTTGttaattgtaacaaaatttgcATGTCCCAAAAAACACGAAACGTGTGGCTTCTTCACTAAGGTTTAATAGAACTTTTTGCACcacttcattttattttagaaacacATTTCGTCTATTTTATGTCTTTGTctttacaataattgtttttgttctatgtgaaatttaaatgttcGTCACTAAAacacattaattttaacatttatgttgaaattattaaaaatctagTTACATGAAAATGgacaaaataagtaaaaaatattctacgTAAATTAAgcgttattaaaaaatatatgttttattagtatttaatatttgtatacatatattactgTTACGTCCGTtagatttatttcattatctgTCAAGtcatttttaatctttattttatctgtgTCACTGTGTGTgtcatttaacttttttttcacTCTGTGGCTTTGGTctaatatttgttattctaatttcttgtaaataacaattttctaatttatctgtgattatatgaaaaaattattcaaaattattaattatttcaggtTCTACTCAATTTAAtgaataacaattattagCTTCAAGAAATGGCAACacgaaattgtttttttttttttgttttctattaACATTTGATTTAATGTTCTAtgattaaatagttttattttttatacattttttgttattattttcacacCCTTTTTAGATCATGCACTTTTAACcgtcaaaataattatcaaatcaGCATCTGGATCATTATAACTGCTTcaatcttaaaaataacattaaataaattcctttttataaatatttattaacttcttCTATATTACTTGTATTAAAAAGTAGTTTTC
Encoded here:
- the LOC123704071 gene encoding coatomer subunit zeta-1, with the translated sequence MVHKKITMEGSLFEPTLYIVKGMCILDNDGNRILAKYYDSDILPTTKEQKAFEKNLFNKTHRANAEIIMLDGLTCVYKNNVDLFFYVMGSSHENELILQSVLNALYESVSILLRRNVEKRTILDNLDAVMLAFDEICDGGVILDSDPTSIVSRAALRTEDVPLGEQTVAQVLQSAKEQLKWSLLK